The Myxococcales bacterium genomic interval GCCGCTGCCGCCGTCGCACGCGGCGCCTTTGCAGCCGGGGAATTCGTTCCTGCCGCCTCCGACAGGGGCGGGCCCCGGGCGCTCGGGGCCGCTCGGCGGGCAGACCCTCATGGGAACCGGCTTTGCCCCTTCGGGGCCGGGTACGTCCGCACCCGCAGGTCTTGGCACCGACCTCTTCGGCCCGGTGGTGCCTTTTCCGCAAACGGGCGCAGAGCCGCTGGCCCAAAATGGATGGGCGCCCGCGGCCCCACTGCCCCCCACTCCCGGACCCGGTCCCGGATACCCTCACCCTTCAGCGGGACTCGCCCAGTACGCGCAACGGCAGGGCGGCCGGAACACCTTGCCGCTCGGCTGGATCGCGGCCACCTTGGTGGTGCTGGCGGTGGGTGCTCTGGCGCTGACTCAGATCAACCGCTCGGGCACTCTCGAGTTGAAAATCATCCCAGAGGATGCCGAGGTCCTCATCGACGACCAAGCCGTCAAGGGGCGTTTCCCCTTGGCCGTGGATCGTGCCCCGGGTGACTACATCGTCTCGGTGAGCGCCCCTGGCTACGACAAGGCGGTGAAGAACATCGAGGTCAAGGCAGGAGAGAAGGCCGTGTTCGAGGTTCAGCTGCGGGCCTCGGCCGATACGGGATTCGAGCTGGTGAGCGAGCCTCCCGATCAGCCCGTGTGGTTGGACGGGCGTCCCCTGACCGCCGGCGAAGATGGGAGCGGCCCCCAGATCCGCACCAACTTCAAGGCTGACCGCGTAGCGCCTGGTCGCCACGTGCTCGAGATCAAGGACGTCGAGGCCTACAAAGATTGGAGCTACGAGTTCGTTCAAGAGCCTGGCCTTGTGCTGAAGATCGCCGCGCGCCTCGAGCCAAAGGACGCCGCACCCGTCAAGCCGGCCGCCGCGGCCGAACCCCCACCCCGGCCACGCCCCGCGGCAGCCGCCCCGCCGGCGAGAGCAGAATCTCCCCCTGCGGCTCAGGTCCCGGCCCTCACCGAGCCTGCCGCGGAGCCTCCGGCCCAGGCGGCCGTGAAGCCGCGTCCGGCACCGCGTGCCGCCGCTGCGGCCGCCGTTGCGGCCCCGGCCGCGGCGGGTGCCACGTGCAAGATTACGGTGGGCGCGAAGCCCTGGGCACGGGTTTTCGTGAATGGGGAGGACACCGGCAAGATCACCCCCCTCGTGGGCTTCGATGTGCCCTGTGGCCGACACAAGCTCAAGTTCGTGAACCCCGATCTCAACATCGAAAAGACCGAGGTCATCACGGTCCGGCCGGATCAGCCCTTCAAGAAGGTGTTCTCGCTGGTCGATGGTGAGCCCTGAGGGGCACGGTCGGCGATCGCTGACGATGGGTGCGCCTCGCGCGACCTCATGAGTCCTCCTGACGAACACACGAGCGGGGCCTCGGCGGCCTCTCTGGCCCCCGAGCGTAAGCCCAAGAGCCGCAGCGACGAGCTCGCGTCCGCCTGGCGTGAGTACTTCCGGAAGCTGGCGCTCGCATCTCCCCGGCATCCCGCGGCGCGGGACCACATGAACCTGGATCTGCGGGAGGCCCTGCGACGCCTCATCCCGCCGGATGCCCGCGTGCTCGAGGTGGGGTGTGGGCGCGGAGACCTGTTGGCCGCCCTTCCGCAAGCCGACCGCACGGGGCTCGATTGCCTAGCCGAGATCCTCGAAGAGGCCCGGGCGCGCCATCCGGAGGTCTGCTTCCAGGAGGGCGACATTCTTTCGGCGCCTGTCGAGCGCCGCTACGATGCGGTGGTCTGCGATCGGCTGTGTCACAGCGTGCTCGACATTCGGTTGCTGCTGCGTCGGATGCACGATTGCCTGAACGAGGATGGGCGGATTTATCTCACTACGTTCAACGTGTTTTGGGAGATCCCGTCGCGCCTGGCCGAGAAGGCCGGGTGGAAGGTGCCTTCGCCTACGGCCAATTGGCTATCCGAGAGCGACTTTCAGACGCTCTTCGATCTCTGCGATCTCGAGGTGGTACGCTTCGAGGACCGCATGATGTCGCCGCTCTTGTTGGGTGGCCTGGGGGCGCTGGCAAACAAGTACCTGGTGAAGGCTCCGGCCTTGTCCCGCACCGCGCTTTACCGCATCTACGTCTTGCGGCCCCGTCAATCCTCGCGCCGAGAGGGACGAGACGCACCTTCGGTATCAGTCGTGGTGCCCGCCCGAAACGAGGCGGGCAACATCGAGGCTGCGGTCGCGCGGACCCCCGTCATGGGCTCGTCGACTGAGCTCATCTTCGTTGAGGGAAACTCGAAAGACGACACCTGGGACACCATCCAAAGGGTGATCGGCCGCTACCAGGGGCCGCTGTCGCTTTCTGCATACAAGCAGACGGGAAAGGGGAAAGGGGACGCCGTTCGGCTGGGCTTTCAAAAGGCCAAGGGTGACATCCTGATGATCCTGGATGCCGATCTGACGGTGCCGCCCGAGGACTTGCCCGTGTTCTACCAAGCAGTCTCCGAGCGCCGTGCCGACTTCGTACAGGGCACGCGCCTCGTGTACCCCATGGACCCAGGTGCGATGCGCTTTTTCAACAAGCTGGGAAACATCGGCTTTTCGGTGCTGTTTTCGTACCTGCTCCAGCAGCCCATCAAGGACACCCTCTGCGGCACGAAAGTGCTCTGGCGCCGCGATTACGAACGGATCGCAGCCAATCGCGCCTACTTCGGTGATTTCGATCCCTTCGGCGATTTCGATCTCATCTTTGGAGCTGCCCGGCTGAACCTGAAGATTGGCGAGATCCCCGTGCGGTACCGAGATCGGGTCTACGGCGAAACCAACATCGAGCGCTGGAAACATGGATGGCTGTTGCTGAAGATGTCGGCGGTGGCCGCCCGCAAAATCAAGTTCGTGTGACCGCGACGGGGCACGTGCAGGCCCGGCGCCGCTTCGACGAACACCGGGCCGCGTTCGCGCGCAACCCGGCGCTGCGCGCCCTTTACGCCGGCTGGTACGCGCGCATCGGAGCGTATCTGCCGGAGCTTGGCGTGGGACCTCGGCTCGAGTTGGGTTCGGGGCCGGGCCTCGCCGCTGCCTACCTGCCGGAGATGTTGCGAAGTGACGTCGTGCGCGCCCCCTGGCACCACATGGTGGCTGCCGCCGAGGCGCTGCCCTTCCGGGAGGGCACGCTGGGCGCCCTCGTTCTCTTCGACGTTCTCCACCATCTTCCTTCGCCGGCGCACTTTTTCGAGGAGGCCACGCGGGTCCTGGCACCGGGGGGGCGCGTGATCGTTTGCGATCCCTACGTGAGTCCGCTGTCGTATCCCGTCTATGCGTGGTTGCACGAGGAGGGGCTCGACTTTGCTCCTGATGCGCTCGAGCCTCGATGGGCAGACGGCAAAGACCCGTTCGCCGGCAATCAGGCCGTGGCCACCAAGCTGTTCTTTCGCGAGTGGCCGCGGTTCGCGGCGCGCTTTCCCTCGTTTTCTCTGGTGGCGCGCCGACGCCTGGCGGGTTTGTCCTACCCGGCCGCAGGCGGATTCGGCCGGGCGCCGCTCCTCCCCCTGGCCTTGTGGAAGGGTCTCCTTCGGCTCGAGGCCCGCTGCCCCGAAGCTGCGTTTCGATGGATGGGGTTTCGGACCCTCGTGGCGCTCGAGCGTCGTCCCTAGGGCCTCACGTCCGCGGCGCCTCGGGGCGGGTCCAGGCGGTGCACTGGTAGAGCGCCGCCTGAACGGGGAGCCGCGGGGGGAAGGCCACGCGGCCCGCGGGCCGAAGCACGCGTGAGAGGGCACGAGCGATCTGCACCGGCGCTGCCACGTGATCCTCGTCGATTCCCGGGTAGCCGATGGCCTCGAAGGCACGGGTCATGAGCCGACTCACCATGGGATAGCCGGTGATCAGGGTGCCCCCAGGGGCCAAGCTCTGAGCCAGCGCGCGGGCGGCCGCATCGCTGTCGCGGATGTGCTCGAGCACGGAAAAACAAACGATCGCGTCGAAGGTGTCCTTGGGGAGTGCTCCCTCTTGCAGCAGATCCGCGGTCCGGAAGCTGGCTTGGCAGCCGGGGGCGACCAGGGCCTCGAGACCCGCGGGCAGGGCGAGATCGGTACCCACGTAGCGGGGGTAGTGTCGGGTGAGCGTGGGCACCAACACCCCGCTGCCTACGCCGACCTCGAGCACGCTGGCGCCGCCCCGGGGAAGCAGATCGAGCCCCATTTGAAGGCGGTGGCGGTAGAGCCAGCCGGTGCTGGCCTTGTAGTAGTAGGGGAGAGGATCTTTCTGGTTGTTGGCCGTCATGCGCGCGCGGGGCGGCAGCTCGAAGCGAACATGGGACATACGCGCTTACCTTAACAGGGTTTTTGGCTGCGCCGGGACACGCGGTGCCCGCCAGGCCTGTGGCACTGGCAGGGGCGTCTGCGACAGCGGCGCCCGCCCGAGCCGCCGATCCAGGAACCCGTCCACGGCGGCCATGACGTCGGGGCGCAGCCAGGCCCCATCACCGTGCCGGGCCCCCGGGATGATCTCGAGCTGCACGTCGTTGCCAGCCGCTCTCAGCGCTTCGGCCAGGCGTTGTGACTGCGCCGCGGGGACGGTGCAATCGTCGCGTCCATGCTGGAGCAAAAAGGGAGGGGCGTGCGGCTTCACGTACGTCAAGGGGCTCGCACGGCGGGCACGCGGGGCACAGCGCCTGACCTCGCAGCCCAAAAGCCGCGACTCGGCCGAGCCCTCACAGGTGTGGCATTTGTGCTGCGGGCAGCGCAGGCCAAAGTCAGCGTCGAATTCGCTAAACGAGCTCGGCCCCCACCAATCGATGACACCGCGGACAGCCGTCGAGACTTTGCGATGTCGATCGTCGGGTCTGTCGAACGCCTTTTCGCCCTCCGTGAGCGCCAGCAGCGCTGCCAAGTGTCCGCCGGCGGAGGCGCCCCAAACCACCACCTTGTCGGGGTCCAGGTCGTAATCATCCGCGTGAGCCCGGAGGTGCCGGAGCGCTGCACGCAGGTCGGCGAGGGGGGCGGGAAAGCGAGCCTCGAAGCTGAGACGGTAGTCGATCGTGGCCACGGCGAAACCGCGGCAGGTCTGCCGGAGGGCGAAGAGCTCCACCGATTGTTTGTTTCCGCCTGCCCAGCCACCACCGTGAACCCACAGCACCCAGGGCACGGGCTGATCGCGGGGGACCAGAGGCAGGTGAACGTCGAGCCGTGTACGAGCGTCGCCCGCGTAGGGAACGTCGCGATGGGAGCGGGATACACAAGCCTCCTGGGCACGCTCGCTGGGAGACGCGGTCAGCGGACGCTCTGGGGCGGGGGGCTCCTGGCAGCCCGAAGCAATGAACAGAGCCACATACGTCGAGGCCAAGGCAAGCAGGCGGGGCTTTGGGGGCATGGATACCGCAGTCGCGTGGAGTGTGTCCGCCTTCTTCACCCTACGCAACGTGAACGTCCTTCGTCCCGCGCACCGGCTCACCATCGGGAGGAACGGGTGGCAGAGTGCGTGGAGGCATCGCGCCCCGTCGAGGCTGCGTCCGCCGGCTCGAACAGCACCTGGGAAAGCGGGCCGTAAGGCTCGAAGCGGCGGCCGACCAGGAGCGAGAAGGCCTCCGGGGCGTAGGGATAGCGGGTGTGCACGAGTCGCTCCAACCGTTGGGCTTGACGTTCGAAGCTGCGGGTATGGTGTTCCCCCATCAGGCGCTGCAGCTTGAGCAAGATGTGCGCCCGGGCCTCGTCGTCGGAGGTGGCGGCGTAAACGCGCTCCAAATGCTTGATCGCCAGCTCGCGCTCTCCGTCTTTGGTGAGCATGCCGGCCACGAGCCCCGGCAGCCAGGAAGGCACTTCGTCGAAGAGCGTCGCCTTGCGCAGGGCCTCGATGCCCTCCTTCTTCCAGCTTCCGATCCGGGGATCGCCAGCCTTGGCCAGGCCGGGGAGCTCGTAGTACAGATTGAACCCCAGCTGGAAGTGTTGCTCCCAATCGTCGGGGAAGGTCTTGAGCCCTCGGCGGAGAAGGTCATTGGCGGCAAGTACGTTCACGAGCTTCGGTTGGCCCGCGCCGTAGCTCAGCATGGCGGCTCCCCGCAGGTACACCGGCTGAAAGTGCGGATCCAGGTCCACGACCGCGTTCAGGTAGCTCGTGAGCCATCGCTGGGCACCTTTGTGTTCGAGCTGGTCACCGAAGTAGATGTTCGTCCGCGCGGCGATGAGGTCAGCGGCAAGTTCGTGGTGTCCCAGGCTGCCGAGCCGCAGGAGCCTCGAAGGGGGAAGATAGTTGACGTCGGCTTCAGGCGGCCAGGCGTCACGCGCCCGCTGCGCCTGGTCGCGTGCGTGGTCGGTCAGCAGCGCCAGCGCCACGAGGCCTGTCCCCGTGGCCAGCGCCCAGATCGCGCGCGCCCCCGCCGGTCGGTGCGGGCGTTGCGGAGACGAGGAAGGACTCGAGGTCGTCATGGGCTCGCGGGCGCCACGGCGGCACCCGTCAAGATGATTCGGCGGATCCGGGCTCGTCTGCAGCCGCTTCCGAACCCGAAATGCCCAGTTTCGAGAGTCGATAACGCAGGGAGCGAAACGTGACGCCCAAGAGGCGTGCGGCTTCGGTGCGGTTGCCCTCGGTTCGCTCCAGCGCCTTGAGAATGAGGCTGCGCTCGAGGTCGGCCACCGTGCGTTCGAGGTCGATGCCTTCGGCGGGCAGCTCGAACCCTGTCCCTTCCGGGGCTGGCGAGGGGGCGCTCGACAGCGGGGGCAGGGTGTCTTTGGTGAGGCGATCGCCTGAAGACAGGGTGACCGCCCGCTCGATCAGGTTCTCCAACTCGCGGACGTTGCCTGGAAAGTTATGTGCCAGGAGGGCCGACAGCGCCTCGGGCTCGATACCCGTGATCGTACGGCCGTGCTCGGCAGCGAACTTGCGGATGAAGTGTTCGGCCAGCAAGGCAACGTCCTCGCGGCGCTCGCGCAGGGGCGGCACGCGGATCTGAATGACGTTCAAGCGGTAGTAGAGATCTTGTCGGAAGGTGCCGTTTTCGATCTCCGCTTCCAAGTCGCGGTTGGTGGCAGCCACGACGCGCACGTCGACCTCGCTTTCGGTGAGGCCACCTACCCGCTTGACGCGCCTTTCCTGCAGGGCGCGCAGGAGCTTCACCTGCATGGCCAAGGGCAGCTCCCCCACCTCGTCGAGCAACAGCGTGCCTCCGGAAGCTGCCTCGAACAGCCCCGGCTTGTCGCTGGTGGCGCCCGTGAACGCACCCTTGACGTGCCCGAAGAGCTCGCTTTCCAGCAG includes:
- a CDS encoding glycosyltransferase; the encoded protein is MSPPDEHTSGASAASLAPERKPKSRSDELASAWREYFRKLALASPRHPAARDHMNLDLREALRRLIPPDARVLEVGCGRGDLLAALPQADRTGLDCLAEILEEARARHPEVCFQEGDILSAPVERRYDAVVCDRLCHSVLDIRLLLRRMHDCLNEDGRIYLTTFNVFWEIPSRLAEKAGWKVPSPTANWLSESDFQTLFDLCDLEVVRFEDRMMSPLLLGGLGALANKYLVKAPALSRTALYRIYVLRPRQSSRREGRDAPSVSVVVPARNEAGNIEAAVARTPVMGSSTELIFVEGNSKDDTWDTIQRVIGRYQGPLSLSAYKQTGKGKGDAVRLGFQKAKGDILMILDADLTVPPEDLPVFYQAVSERRADFVQGTRLVYPMDPGAMRFFNKLGNIGFSVLFSYLLQQPIKDTLCGTKVLWRRDYERIAANRAYFGDFDPFGDFDLIFGAARLNLKIGEIPVRYRDRVYGETNIERWKHGWLLLKMSAVAARKIKFV
- a CDS encoding class I SAM-dependent methyltransferase, translating into MTATGHVQARRRFDEHRAAFARNPALRALYAGWYARIGAYLPELGVGPRLELGSGPGLAAAYLPEMLRSDVVRAPWHHMVAAAEALPFREGTLGALVLFDVLHHLPSPAHFFEEATRVLAPGGRVIVCDPYVSPLSYPVYAWLHEEGLDFAPDALEPRWADGKDPFAGNQAVATKLFFREWPRFAARFPSFSLVARRRLAGLSYPAAGGFGRAPLLPLALWKGLLRLEARCPEAAFRWMGFRTLVALERRP
- a CDS encoding class I SAM-dependent methyltransferase, which encodes MSHVRFELPPRARMTANNQKDPLPYYYKASTGWLYRHRLQMGLDLLPRGGASVLEVGVGSGVLVPTLTRHYPRYVGTDLALPAGLEALVAPGCQASFRTADLLQEGALPKDTFDAIVCFSVLEHIRDSDAAARALAQSLAPGGTLITGYPMVSRLMTRAFEAIGYPGIDEDHVAAPVQIARALSRVLRPAGRVAFPPRLPVQAALYQCTAWTRPEAPRT
- a CDS encoding alpha/beta hydrolase — translated: MPPKPRLLALASTYVALFIASGCQEPPAPERPLTASPSERAQEACVSRSHRDVPYAGDARTRLDVHLPLVPRDQPVPWVLWVHGGGWAGGNKQSVELFALRQTCRGFAVATIDYRLSFEARFPAPLADLRAALRHLRAHADDYDLDPDKVVVWGASAGGHLAALLALTEGEKAFDRPDDRHRKVSTAVRGVIDWWGPSSFSEFDADFGLRCPQHKCHTCEGSAESRLLGCEVRRCAPRARRASPLTYVKPHAPPFLLQHGRDDCTVPAAQSQRLAEALRAAGNDVQLEIIPGARHGDGAWLRPDVMAAVDGFLDRRLGRAPLSQTPLPVPQAWRAPRVPAQPKTLLR
- a CDS encoding sigma-54 dependent transcriptional regulator encodes the protein MREFLAIYLRRAGHRVEAAPGGEEAKAALAAKEYDVVITDLRMGEARSGLDVLAASKALRPDTQVIVVTAFATAETAIAAMKAGAYDYLTKPFKVEEVGLVVERALERRLLHRQNTALRDEIKGRYKLDRLIGKSPPMQRLFDMIQKIAPARTSVLLIGESGTGKELLARALHELSARNDKPFVAVNCGAIPETLLESELFGHVKGAFTGATSDKPGLFEAASGGTLLLDEVGELPLAMQVKLLRALQERRVKRVGGLTESEVDVRVVAATNRDLEAEIENGTFRQDLYYRLNVIQIRVPPLRERREDVALLAEHFIRKFAAEHGRTITGIEPEALSALLAHNFPGNVRELENLIERAVTLSSGDRLTKDTLPPLSSAPSPAPEGTGFELPAEGIDLERTVADLERSLILKALERTEGNRTEAARLLGVTFRSLRYRLSKLGISGSEAAADEPGSAESS